The following are encoded together in the Bacillus cereus group sp. RP43 genome:
- the spoVAC gene encoding stage V sporulation protein AC, whose translation MSSKDKNLTPVQQEYKKFEQEREPKRPVLKNCIKAFFVGGFICFIGQLISTFYITYFDFTERSAGNPTVATLIFISMLLTGFGIYDRFGQFAGAGTAVPVTGFGNSVIAACIEHRTEGFVLGVGGNMFKLAGSVILFGVFSAFVIALIKTILVQWGGL comes from the coding sequence ATGTCCAGTAAAGATAAAAACTTAACACCGGTACAACAGGAATATAAAAAATTCGAGCAAGAACGAGAACCGAAGCGTCCTGTCTTAAAAAATTGTATAAAAGCTTTTTTCGTTGGTGGTTTCATTTGCTTCATCGGACAACTTATTTCTACTTTTTACATCACGTATTTTGATTTCACTGAGCGCTCAGCAGGGAATCCGACAGTAGCAACTCTAATTTTCATTTCCATGTTACTAACTGGATTCGGTATATACGATCGCTTTGGACAATTTGCCGGGGCAGGCACAGCTGTACCTGTTACTGGATTTGGAAACTCTGTTATTGCTGCATGTATTGAACACCGAACGGAAGGGTTCGTCCTTGGTGTTGGCGGGAACATGTTTAAATTGGCTGGGTCTGTTATTTTGTTTGGTGTATTTTCCGCTTTCGTCATCGCACTTATTAAAACGATTCTCGTTCAATGGGGAGGGCTATAA
- a CDS encoding YhcN/YlaJ family sporulation lipoprotein yields the protein MRKLGLIAALFVLLFGSLTGCDNSPLDKKVKKEEAKRTDEKKGPKLTKMSTESFNQSISQDAKKKALAIDGIIKATAVNTNLDLYIAVKPEHHERFGLKPLRSKLKKKLSDENPTFDIHVSTDKKIFMLLEELENKIKNKKVSKDGIKEQLKLIQSEMGSNI from the coding sequence ATGCGAAAACTCGGACTCATAGCCGCGTTATTTGTTCTTCTATTCGGTTCACTTACCGGATGCGATAATAGCCCGTTAGATAAAAAAGTAAAGAAAGAAGAAGCTAAGCGAACAGATGAAAAAAAGGGCCCAAAGTTAACAAAAATGAGTACAGAATCCTTTAATCAATCTATATCGCAAGACGCTAAGAAAAAAGCCCTCGCTATAGATGGAATTATAAAAGCTACCGCAGTTAATACCAATTTAGATCTTTACATAGCCGTCAAACCTGAACATCACGAAAGATTTGGTTTAAAGCCTTTACGAAGTAAATTAAAAAAGAAATTAAGTGATGAAAACCCTACTTTCGATATTCATGTAAGTACAGACAAAAAGATTTTTATGCTCCTAGAAGAACTTGAAAACAAAATTAAGAACAAGAAAGTAAGCAAGGATGGCATTAAAGAACAATTGAAACTCATTCAATCAGAAATGGGATCTAATATTTAA
- a CDS encoding DUF1657 domain-containing protein, which yields MTVITKLKQTVSGLKSAQASLEGFALDTDNQQAKQLFQTAAQQTQTIIDSLNPRVEEVQQEEPQYTQQ from the coding sequence ATGACTGTAATTACAAAACTAAAGCAAACTGTTTCTGGATTAAAAAGTGCACAAGCTAGCTTAGAGGGATTCGCTCTTGATACGGATAACCAACAAGCAAAGCAACTTTTCCAAACAGCTGCGCAACAAACACAAACAATTATTGACTCTTTAAACCCACGTGTTGAAGAAGTCCAGCAAGAAGAACCACAATACACACAGCAATAA
- the rpoN gene encoding RNA polymerase factor sigma-54 encodes MKASLLQEQSLRLAMTQELRQAITMLQYNVQELSEFLYEQSLENPLIELGGFEREKKKSSNTSKSTGKQVDNQMEIYSVDSTTIQQHLLNQLQYYKIEEEERKVASFIIMNMDGNGYLQETNEELADLLSAPIHVVDRSVELVQSLEPAGVGARNIQECLTLQLKRLQRRNGLAEEVIEDHFAYFVKKDWRKLVQVLKCSNEELQSAVNCITSLQPKPGLAFSSDKPLYIVPDMAVKKDGDRLVLQMNERNMPRIEIHSEYSALLNNSESEVASYVSEKYQHVQWIMRSLKQRKQTLLQVMGIIMEKQRDFFWEGPAYLKPLALKEVAEELSVHESTISRATRNKYVQTPHGLFEMKAFFSTAVSTTEDEAISTKRVKQFIQTLVEAENKKKPLSDQKISKLLEEEHEIVISRRTVAKYREQMHIPASSLRKTIG; translated from the coding sequence TTGAAGGCAAGTCTTTTACAAGAACAAAGCTTACGTTTGGCAATGACACAAGAGTTAAGGCAAGCGATTACAATGCTCCAGTATAATGTACAAGAATTATCGGAGTTTTTGTATGAGCAATCGTTAGAGAATCCCCTTATTGAGTTAGGTGGTTTTGAGAGGGAGAAGAAAAAGAGCTCTAACACAAGTAAAAGTACCGGCAAACAAGTCGATAATCAAATGGAAATCTACAGTGTGGATTCTACAACGATTCAGCAACATTTATTAAATCAGCTACAGTATTATAAAATAGAAGAAGAAGAGCGAAAAGTAGCTTCTTTCATTATTATGAACATGGATGGAAATGGGTATTTACAAGAAACGAATGAAGAGTTAGCGGATCTCCTTTCCGCGCCGATTCATGTAGTCGACCGCTCTGTTGAGCTTGTCCAATCACTCGAGCCAGCAGGGGTAGGAGCACGTAATATTCAGGAATGTCTAACCTTACAATTGAAGCGCTTACAAAGACGGAATGGATTAGCGGAAGAGGTTATAGAGGATCACTTTGCTTATTTCGTGAAGAAAGATTGGCGAAAGCTCGTTCAAGTGCTGAAGTGTAGTAATGAGGAATTGCAGAGTGCGGTAAATTGTATAACATCATTACAACCAAAGCCAGGTCTTGCATTTTCTTCTGATAAACCACTTTATATTGTGCCTGATATGGCGGTGAAAAAAGATGGTGATCGTCTCGTTTTACAAATGAATGAGAGAAATATGCCAAGAATTGAAATTCATTCTGAGTATAGTGCGCTTCTTAATAATAGTGAGAGTGAAGTAGCATCTTATGTATCAGAAAAGTATCAGCATGTGCAGTGGATTATGCGCAGTTTGAAACAGAGAAAACAAACGCTTCTGCAAGTAATGGGCATTATAATGGAAAAACAGCGTGATTTCTTCTGGGAAGGTCCAGCATATTTAAAACCACTTGCTTTAAAAGAGGTAGCGGAAGAACTAAGTGTGCATGAGTCTACAATTAGTCGTGCAACGCGTAATAAATATGTGCAAACGCCGCACGGTTTATTTGAAATGAAAGCATTCTTTAGTACTGCTGTTTCGACGACGGAGGATGAAGCTATTTCGACGAAGCGGGTGAAACAATTTATTCAAACACTTGTGGAAGCGGAGAATAAGAAAAAGCCACTTTCGGATCAAAAGATTTCAAAATTATTAGAAGAAGAGCATGAAATCGTTATTTCTCGAAGAACAGTTGCGAAATATAGAGAACAGATGCATATTCCAGCTTCGTCTCTAAGAAAAACAATTGGATAG
- a CDS encoding glutaredoxin family protein: MKVVLYTKKDCGLCVKAKQVLKEVQCEYSFQIEEIDIYEDNDLLEKYHLMIPVVEIGGKQVEYGNIHKGVIINYINNAVKS; the protein is encoded by the coding sequence ATGAAAGTTGTACTATATACAAAAAAAGATTGTGGTCTTTGCGTGAAGGCGAAACAAGTTTTAAAGGAAGTACAATGTGAATATTCTTTTCAAATCGAGGAAATAGATATATATGAAGATAATGACCTTTTAGAGAAATATCATTTAATGATTCCGGTTGTAGAAATAGGTGGAAAACAGGTGGAATATGGTAACATTCACAAAGGTGTCATAATAAACTATATAAACAATGCAGTTAAGAGTTGA
- the cggR gene encoding gapA transcriptional regulator CggR: protein MRSWIQNTKKLLPDLLPVMQTRMQVLQYIRLMQPIGRRNLSASLGMTERVLRSEVQVLKEQNLVHVASSGMTLTEEGTALVLALEDFMKEISGLKVLEKQLKETLDLDEVFVVPGDSDESPWVKLEMGRACVTCIKDRLTVNNIVAVAGGTTLAAAADMMQLDCKDLHMLFVPARGGIGEGVELEANTICAKMAQNTMSNYRLLYVPDHVSSEAYASIVTEPSVKEVLELIRSSNIVIHGIGDALTMARRRNTSEADWLKIQASEAVGEAFGYYFNEQGNVVHKVRTVGMQLEDLQHVSHVVAVAGGSSKAKAIQAVIKQGHTSILITDEGAAKQLTKGITL, encoded by the coding sequence ATGCGCTCATGGATTCAGAACACAAAAAAATTATTACCTGATCTGCTACCTGTTATGCAAACGAGAATGCAAGTGCTTCAATACATTAGGCTCATGCAGCCGATTGGAAGAAGAAACTTATCAGCAAGTCTCGGTATGACAGAACGAGTATTGCGAAGTGAAGTTCAAGTTTTGAAAGAACAAAACTTAGTTCACGTCGCTTCTTCTGGAATGACTTTGACAGAAGAAGGAACAGCTTTAGTTCTTGCTTTGGAAGACTTTATGAAAGAAATTTCCGGGTTAAAGGTTTTAGAAAAACAACTTAAGGAAACATTAGACTTGGATGAAGTTTTCGTTGTCCCTGGTGATAGTGATGAATCACCTTGGGTCAAACTGGAGATGGGCCGTGCTTGTGTGACTTGTATAAAAGACCGTCTGACAGTGAATAATATCGTTGCTGTGGCTGGAGGAACTACGCTAGCTGCTGCTGCGGACATGATGCAACTTGATTGCAAAGATTTACATATGCTATTTGTCCCAGCACGTGGTGGAATTGGAGAAGGTGTTGAGTTAGAAGCCAATACCATTTGCGCCAAAATGGCACAAAATACGATGAGTAATTATCGCTTATTGTATGTTCCAGATCACGTTAGTAGCGAAGCATATGCGTCTATTGTAACAGAGCCCTCCGTGAAAGAAGTTCTTGAGTTGATTCGATCTTCCAATATCGTCATTCATGGAATTGGTGATGCGTTAACAATGGCACGTCGCAGAAATACTTCAGAAGCAGATTGGTTAAAGATTCAGGCAAGCGAAGCAGTTGGCGAAGCTTTCGGTTACTACTTTAATGAACAAGGAAATGTTGTTCATAAAGTAAGAACAGTTGGTATGCAACTTGAAGATTTACAACATGTATCTCACGTTGTTGCAGTCGCTGGAGGTTCTTCAAAGGCAAAGGCAATACAGGCTGTAATAAAGCAAGGGCACACTTCAATTCTAATTACAGATGAAGGTGCAGCAAAACAGTTAACAAAGGGTATTACCCTTTAA
- the gap gene encoding type I glyceraldehyde-3-phosphate dehydrogenase, protein MTKIGINGFGRIGRNVFRAALNNSEVEVVAINDLTDAKTLAHLLKYDTVHGTLNAEVSANENSIVVNGKEIKVIAERDPAQLPWSDYGVEVVVESTGRFTKKSDAEKHLGGSVKKVIISAPASDEDITVVMGVNHEQYDAANHNVVSNASCTTNCLAPFAKVLNEKFGVKRGMMTTIHSYTNDQQILDLPHKDLRRARAAAENMIPTSTGAAKAVALVLPELKGKLNGGAVRVPTANVSLVDLVVELDKEVTVEDVNAAFKAASEGELKGILGYSEEPLVSIDYNGCTASSTIDALSTMVMEGNMVKVLSWYDNETGYSNRVVDLAAYMTSKGL, encoded by the coding sequence ATGACTAAAATTGGTATTAATGGATTTGGACGTATCGGACGTAACGTATTCCGCGCAGCTCTTAACAACTCTGAGGTAGAAGTAGTAGCAATCAACGACTTAACAGATGCTAAAACATTAGCTCACCTTTTAAAATATGACACAGTTCACGGAACTTTAAATGCAGAAGTATCTGCTAACGAAAACAGCATCGTTGTTAACGGTAAAGAAATTAAAGTTATCGCTGAGCGTGACCCAGCTCAATTACCATGGAGCGACTACGGAGTAGAAGTAGTAGTAGAATCTACTGGCCGTTTCACTAAAAAATCAGACGCTGAGAAACACTTAGGTGGATCAGTTAAGAAAGTTATCATCTCAGCTCCAGCTTCTGACGAAGATATCACTGTAGTTATGGGTGTTAACCACGAACAATACGATGCAGCTAACCACAACGTAGTATCTAACGCTTCTTGTACTACAAACTGTCTAGCTCCATTCGCTAAAGTATTAAACGAAAAATTCGGCGTAAAACGCGGAATGATGACAACAATTCACTCTTACACTAACGACCAACAAATCTTAGACTTACCACACAAAGATTTACGTCGTGCTCGTGCAGCAGCTGAAAACATGATCCCAACATCTACTGGTGCTGCTAAAGCTGTAGCATTAGTATTACCAGAACTTAAAGGTAAATTAAACGGTGGCGCTGTACGTGTTCCAACTGCTAACGTTTCTCTTGTTGACTTAGTTGTTGAACTTGACAAAGAAGTAACAGTTGAAGATGTAAACGCAGCATTCAAAGCAGCTTCTGAAGGCGAATTAAAAGGTATCCTTGGATATAGCGAAGAGCCATTAGTATCTATCGACTATAACGGATGCACAGCTTCTTCTACAATCGATGCTTTATCTACAATGGTAATGGAAGGTAACATGGTTAAAGTACTTTCTTGGTACGATAACGAAACTGGTTACTCTAACCGCGTAGTAGACCTAGCTGCATACATGACTTCTAAAGGTCTTTAA
- a CDS encoding phosphoglycerate kinase, with amino-acid sequence MNKKSIRDVDLKGKRVFCRVDFNVPMKEGKITDETRIRAALPTIQYLVEQGAKVILASHLGRPKGQAVEELRLTPVAARLGELLGKDVKKADEAFGPVAQEMVAAMNEGDVLVLENVRFYAGEEKNDAELAKEFAALADIFVNDAFGAAHRAHASTAGIADYLPAVSGLLMEKELDVLGKALSNPERPFTAIIGGAKVKDKIGVIRHLLDKVDNLIIGGGLAYTFVKALGHEIGLSLCENDKIELAKEFMQLAKEKGVNFYMPVDVVITEEFSETATTQIVGIDSIPSTWEGVDIGPKTREIYADVIKNSKLVVWNGPMGVFEMTPFAEGTKAVGQALADAEDTYSVIGGGDSAAAVEKFGMADKMSHISTGGGASLEFMEGKELPGVVCLNDK; translated from the coding sequence ATGAACAAAAAATCAATTCGTGACGTAGATTTAAAAGGTAAGCGTGTATTTTGCCGCGTTGATTTCAACGTACCTATGAAAGAAGGCAAAATTACAGATGAAACTCGTATCCGTGCAGCTCTTCCTACAATTCAATATTTAGTAGAGCAAGGTGCGAAAGTAATTTTAGCAAGTCATTTAGGCCGTCCAAAAGGTCAAGCAGTAGAAGAATTACGTCTTACTCCAGTAGCAGCACGTTTAGGCGAGCTTCTTGGTAAAGATGTTAAAAAAGCGGACGAAGCATTCGGACCAGTTGCACAAGAAATGGTTGCAGCAATGAACGAAGGCGACGTATTAGTTCTTGAAAACGTACGTTTCTATGCGGGCGAAGAAAAGAACGATGCAGAACTTGCGAAAGAATTTGCAGCTCTTGCTGATATCTTCGTAAACGATGCATTCGGTGCAGCTCACCGTGCTCACGCTTCTACAGCAGGAATCGCAGACTACCTACCAGCAGTATCTGGTTTATTAATGGAAAAAGAGTTAGATGTACTTGGAAAAGCACTTTCTAACCCAGAACGTCCATTCACAGCTATCATTGGTGGTGCGAAAGTAAAAGATAAAATCGGTGTAATTCGTCATCTATTAGACAAAGTAGATAACTTAATCATCGGTGGCGGACTTGCTTATACATTCGTTAAAGCTTTAGGTCATGAAATTGGTCTATCTCTATGTGAAAACGACAAAATTGAACTAGCTAAAGAATTTATGCAACTTGCAAAAGAAAAAGGCGTAAACTTCTATATGCCAGTTGATGTTGTAATCACAGAGGAATTCTCTGAAACTGCAACAACTCAAATCGTTGGTATCGACTCTATCCCTTCTACATGGGAAGGCGTGGACATCGGTCCTAAAACACGTGAAATTTATGCAGATGTAATTAAAAACTCTAAGCTTGTTGTATGGAATGGACCAATGGGTGTATTCGAAATGACTCCATTCGCAGAAGGTACAAAAGCAGTAGGACAAGCATTAGCAGATGCAGAAGATACATACTCTGTTATCGGCGGTGGTGACTCTGCAGCAGCTGTTGAAAAATTCGGTATGGCTGATAAAATGAGCCACATTTCTACTGGCGGCGGTGCGTCATTAGAATTCATGGAAGGCAAAGAGCTTCCAGGTGTAGTTTGTCTTAACGACAAATAA
- the tpiA gene encoding triose-phosphate isomerase: protein MRKPIIAGNWKMNKTLAEAVSFVEEVKGQIPAASAVDAVVCSPALFLERLVANTEGTDLQVGAQNMHFEKNGAFTGEISPVALSDLKVGYVVLGHSERREMFAETDESVNKKTLAAFEHGLTPIVCCGETLEERESGKTFDLVAGQVTKALAGLTEEQVKATVIAYEPIWAIGTGKSSSSADANEVCAHIRKVVAEAVSPEAAEAVRIQYGGSVKPENIKEYMAQSDIDGALVGGASLEPASFLGLLGAVK, encoded by the coding sequence ATGCGTAAACCAATTATCGCAGGTAACTGGAAAATGAATAAAACTCTAGCTGAAGCAGTTAGCTTCGTAGAGGAAGTTAAAGGTCAAATCCCAGCAGCTTCAGCTGTTGATGCAGTAGTTTGCTCTCCAGCTCTATTCTTAGAGCGCTTAGTAGCGAATACTGAAGGAACTGACTTACAAGTAGGTGCACAAAACATGCACTTCGAAAAAAATGGTGCATTCACTGGCGAAATTAGCCCAGTAGCACTTAGCGACTTAAAAGTAGGATACGTAGTACTTGGCCACTCTGAGCGTCGTGAAATGTTTGCTGAAACAGACGAGTCAGTAAACAAAAAGACTCTTGCAGCATTTGAACATGGTTTAACACCAATCGTTTGTTGTGGTGAGACTTTAGAAGAGCGCGAAAGCGGAAAAACATTTGATCTAGTAGCAGGTCAAGTGACAAAAGCACTTGCAGGTTTAACAGAAGAGCAAGTTAAAGCAACTGTTATCGCTTATGAGCCAATCTGGGCTATCGGTACAGGTAAATCTTCTTCTTCTGCAGATGCAAATGAAGTATGTGCGCACATCCGTAAAGTTGTTGCAGAAGCTGTTTCTCCAGAAGCTGCAGAAGCTGTTCGTATTCAATACGGCGGTAGCGTAAAACCAGAAAACATTAAAGAGTATATGGCACAATCTGACATCGACGGCGCTTTAGTTGGCGGTGCTAGCTTAGAGCCTGCTTCGTTCTTAGGTCTTCTGGGGGCGGTAAAATGA
- the gpmI gene encoding 2,3-bisphosphoglycerate-independent phosphoglycerate mutase — MRKPTALIILDGFGLREETYGNAVAQAKKPNFDGYWNKFPHTTLTACGEEVGLPVGQMGNSEVGHLNIGAGRIVYQSLTRVNVAIREGEFDQNETFQNAIKSVKEKGTALHLFGLLSDGGVHSHMNHMFALLRLAAKEGVEKVYIHAFLDGRDVGPQTAKGYIDATNEVIKETGVGQFATISGRYYSMDRDKRWDRVEKCYRAMVNGEGPTYKSAEECVEDSYANGIYDEFVLPSVIVNEDDTPVATINNDDAVIFYNFRPDRAIQIARVFTNEDFREFDRGEKVPHIPEFVCMTHFSETVDGYVAFKPMNLDNTLGEVVAQAGLKQLRIAETEKYPHVTFFFSGGREAEFPGEERILINSPKVATYDLKPEMSIYEVTDALVNEIENDKHDVIILNFANCDMVGHSGMMEPTIKAVEATDECLGKVVEAILAKDGVALITADHGNADQELTADGGPMTAHTTNPVPFIVTKNDVELREGGILGDIAPTMLTLLNVEQPKEMTGKTIIK, encoded by the coding sequence ATGAGAAAGCCAACAGCTTTAATCATTCTTGATGGTTTCGGACTACGTGAAGAAACTTACGGGAATGCTGTAGCACAAGCTAAGAAACCTAATTTTGATGGTTACTGGAACAAATTCCCTCACACAACGCTTACAGCTTGTGGTGAGGAAGTAGGTCTTCCAGTAGGTCAAATGGGTAACTCTGAGGTTGGTCACTTAAATATCGGTGCAGGTCGTATTGTATATCAAAGCTTAACACGCGTAAACGTTGCAATTCGTGAAGGTGAGTTCGATCAGAATGAAACTTTCCAAAATGCAATTAAAAGCGTGAAAGAAAAAGGTACTGCTCTTCACTTATTCGGTTTACTTTCTGATGGTGGTGTGCACAGTCACATGAACCATATGTTTGCTCTTCTTCGCTTAGCAGCAAAAGAAGGCGTGGAGAAAGTTTATATCCATGCATTCTTAGACGGCCGCGATGTTGGACCACAAACAGCAAAAGGTTATATCGATGCAACAAATGAAGTAATTAAAGAAACAGGTGTAGGACAATTCGCGACTATCTCTGGTCGTTATTACTCCATGGACCGTGACAAGCGTTGGGATCGCGTAGAAAAATGTTACCGTGCTATGGTGAATGGTGAAGGACCTACTTATAAATCAGCAGAAGAGTGTGTAGAAGACTCTTATGCAAATGGTATCTACGATGAATTCGTATTGCCGTCTGTAATTGTTAACGAAGATGACACGCCAGTTGCAACAATCAATAATGATGATGCAGTTATCTTCTATAACTTCCGTCCAGACCGTGCAATTCAAATTGCTCGTGTATTTACAAACGAAGACTTCCGTGAGTTCGATCGTGGTGAAAAAGTACCTCACATTCCTGAATTCGTTTGTATGACACATTTCAGTGAAACTGTAGATGGTTACGTGGCATTCAAGCCAATGAACCTTGATAACACATTAGGTGAAGTTGTTGCGCAAGCGGGATTAAAGCAACTTCGCATCGCGGAAACTGAAAAGTATCCGCACGTTACATTCTTCTTTAGCGGTGGTCGTGAGGCTGAATTCCCAGGAGAAGAGCGTATCTTAATTAACTCACCGAAGGTTGCAACGTATGACTTGAAACCTGAAATGAGCATTTACGAAGTAACGGACGCTTTAGTAAATGAAATCGAAAATGATAAACATGATGTTATCATTCTTAACTTTGCAAACTGTGATATGGTTGGCCATTCTGGGATGATGGAACCAACAATTAAAGCAGTAGAAGCAACTGACGAATGTTTAGGAAAAGTTGTAGAAGCGATTCTTGCAAAAGATGGTGTAGCACTTATTACTGCTGACCATGGTAATGCTGATCAGGAGTTAACTGCTGATGGTGGCCCAATGACAGCTCATACAACTAACCCGGTTCCTTTCATCGTTACAAAAAATGATGTTGAGCTTCGTGAAGGTGGTATTTTAGGAGATATCGCCCCAACAATGCTTACACTTTTAAATGTGGAACAACCGAAAGAAATGACAGGTAAAACAATTATTAAATAA
- the eno gene encoding phosphopyruvate hydratase, giving the protein MSTIIDVYAREVLDSRGNPTVEVEVYTESGAFGRAIVPSGASTGEHEAVELRDGDKSRYLGKGVMNAVNNVNEAIAPEIVGFDVTDQAGIDRAMIELDGTPNKGKLGANAILGVSMAVAHAAADFVGLPLYRYLGGFNAKQLPTPMMNIINGGSHADNNVDFQEFMILPVGAPTFKESIRMGAEVFHALKAVLHDKGLNTAVGDEGGFAPNLGSNREALEVIIEAIEKAGYKAGENVFLGMDVASSEFYNKETGKYDLAGEGRTGLTSAEMVDFYEELCKDFPIISIEDGLDENDWDGHKLLTERIGDKVQLVGDDLFVTNTQKLAEGIEKGISNSILIKVNQIGTLTETFEAIEMAKRAGYTAVVSHRSGETEDATIADIAVATNAGQIKTGSMSRTDRIAKYNQLLRIEDELGEIAVYAGLQSFYNIKR; this is encoded by the coding sequence ATGTCAACAATTATTGATGTTTATGCTCGCGAAGTCCTTGACTCTCGTGGTAACCCAACTGTAGAAGTAGAAGTTTACACAGAAAGCGGCGCATTCGGACGCGCTATCGTACCAAGTGGTGCATCTACTGGTGAGCACGAAGCAGTAGAATTACGTGACGGTGACAAATCTCGTTACCTTGGTAAAGGTGTTATGAACGCAGTAAACAACGTTAACGAAGCAATCGCTCCAGAAATCGTTGGTTTCGACGTAACTGACCAAGCTGGTATCGACCGTGCTATGATCGAATTAGATGGCACTCCAAACAAAGGTAAACTAGGTGCTAACGCTATCCTTGGTGTATCTATGGCAGTAGCTCACGCAGCAGCTGACTTCGTAGGTCTTCCATTATACCGTTACCTTGGTGGATTCAATGCAAAACAATTACCAACTCCAATGATGAACATCATCAACGGTGGTTCTCACGCTGATAACAACGTTGACTTCCAAGAGTTCATGATCTTACCAGTTGGTGCTCCAACATTCAAAGAATCAATCCGTATGGGTGCTGAAGTATTCCATGCACTAAAAGCTGTATTACATGACAAAGGTCTTAACACTGCAGTAGGTGACGAAGGTGGATTCGCTCCAAACCTTGGTTCTAACCGTGAAGCATTAGAAGTAATCATCGAAGCTATCGAAAAAGCTGGTTACAAAGCTGGCGAGAACGTATTCTTAGGAATGGACGTTGCTTCTTCTGAGTTCTACAACAAAGAAACTGGTAAATATGACCTTGCAGGCGAAGGCCGTACTGGCTTAACTTCTGCAGAAATGGTTGATTTCTACGAAGAGCTTTGCAAAGACTTCCCAATCATCTCTATTGAAGATGGTTTAGATGAAAACGACTGGGATGGTCACAAATTATTAACTGAGCGTATTGGTGATAAAGTACAATTAGTTGGTGACGATTTATTCGTAACTAACACTCAAAAACTTGCTGAAGGTATCGAAAAAGGTATCTCTAACTCAATCTTAATTAAAGTTAACCAAATCGGTACTTTAACTGAGACTTTCGAAGCAATCGAAATGGCTAAACGTGCTGGTTACACAGCAGTTGTATCTCACCGTTCTGGTGAAACTGAAGATGCTACAATCGCTGACATCGCAGTTGCAACTAACGCTGGCCAAATCAAAACTGGTTCTATGAGCCGTACTGACCGTATTGCTAAGTACAACCAATTATTACGTATCGAAGACGAGCTAGGCGAAATCGCTGTTTACGCTGGTTTACAATCTTTCTACAATATCAAACGATAA
- a CDS encoding nucleoside hydrolase, with amino-acid sequence MPKKVLIFCDPGIDDTLALLLAFFIDEVEIVGIVADYGNVPKEMAVQNAHFFKHETKNRNIKIFGGSERPLTGAPPAFFTEVHGKQGLGPIIPKGNVTNGELENFFEVIPLIEQYKDELIIVSLGRLTSLAILFIVCKQLMKQIKSYYVMGGSFFHPGNVTPISEANFYGDPTAANIVLQSAANMYIYPLNVTQYSIITPEMAEYIEAKGKAPLVKPLFDHYYYGYYKDALPHLKGSPFHDTIPILALFDNSMFTYHKSPIVVMTESYAQGASIGEFRSLVEPQPFIDWPSHQIAIDFDYNRFFKHFMSLMTGEQF; translated from the coding sequence ATGCCCAAAAAAGTTCTCATTTTTTGTGATCCTGGGATTGATGATACGCTGGCCCTCCTTTTAGCATTCTTTATCGATGAAGTAGAAATCGTCGGCATTGTTGCGGATTACGGCAATGTTCCAAAAGAAATGGCCGTACAAAATGCTCATTTCTTTAAGCATGAAACAAAGAATAGAAATATCAAGATATTCGGTGGTTCAGAGCGTCCACTTACTGGCGCCCCTCCAGCTTTTTTTACGGAAGTACACGGGAAACAGGGGCTCGGGCCAATTATTCCAAAGGGAAATGTGACTAACGGAGAATTGGAGAATTTTTTCGAAGTTATTCCTCTTATTGAACAGTATAAAGATGAATTAATCATTGTAAGTTTAGGAAGACTTACCTCTCTAGCAATTTTATTCATTGTATGCAAACAGTTAATGAAGCAAATTAAATCTTACTACGTAATGGGCGGTTCCTTTTTCCATCCCGGTAACGTTACTCCTATTTCAGAAGCAAACTTTTATGGCGACCCTACTGCCGCTAATATAGTACTTCAATCCGCAGCTAACATGTACATATACCCATTAAACGTCACTCAATATTCCATCATTACACCAGAAATGGCCGAATACATTGAAGCAAAAGGAAAAGCTCCACTTGTCAAACCGTTATTCGATCATTATTACTACGGATATTATAAAGATGCCTTACCGCATTTAAAGGGAAGCCCCTTCCATGACACAATACCAATACTCGCTTTATTTGATAACTCTATGTTCACGTATCACAAGTCACCGATTGTTGTCATGACAGAATCTTATGCACAGGGAGCAAGCATCGGGGAATTTCGCTCTTTAGTGGAGCCGCAACCATTTATTGATTGGCCGAGTCATCAAATAGCAATTGATTTTGATTATAACCGCTTCTTTAAACATTTCATGTCACTTATGACAGGTGAGCAATTTTAA